The DNA sequence GTTCGACGACAGGACCGCGCTCCGCACGATGCTGCGCGACGCCGCTCGAGGCGTGGCGGATCTCGAGCGGCTGCTGGCCCGCAAGCGCCGGGTGTATGCGCGGCTGGCGAAACGCGTGCGCATCGATCCTCGTGCGGCGCGTCTGGTGCGCGCACTGGGGCGCCGGGTGTCGCTCGGCGTCGTCTCGGGCGCGACCCGGCGCGAGGTCGCGTCCGCGCTGCGGCGCGCCCGGCTGAGCCGACTGTTCGGGGTCGTCGTCACGGCGGAGGATGTCCGGCGCCCCAAGCCCCGGCCCGACGGCTACCGCCTCGCGCTGCGTCGTCTGGGTCTTGCGGGCGGCCGCGGCTCGGTCGCGATCGAGGACTCGCCGGGGGGCGTGCGCGCCGCCCGCGCGTCAGGGTGCGCCGTGAT is a window from the Candidatus Dormiibacterota bacterium genome containing:
- a CDS encoding HAD family phosphatase → MSGPRAVLFDFNGVLVEDETYHWRAFRDVLAPLGIRLGRARYNARYLVFDDRTALRTMLRDAARGVADLERLLARKRRVYARLAKRVRIDPRAARLVRALGRRVSLGVVSGATRREVASALRRARLSRLFGVVVTAEDVRRPKPRPDGYRLALRRLGLAGGRGSVAIEDSPGGVRAARASGCAVIGVATTFRPAALRRAGARRVAPRLSALRVEQILSSASRTRPIRRRS